Proteins encoded together in one Microbacterium sp. ABRD28 window:
- a CDS encoding DEAD/DEAH box helicase encodes MDEAALTDTAGETDVHLGSFAAEHLSPTWPQRAPWGTAQRLRAWQAEALDLYFSLDGPDGPGAGPRDFLAAATPGAGKTTFALRLATELLRRQVVDRVVVVAPTEHLKSQWADAAARVSLRLDPAFSNRFVAPSRQYHGVAVTYAQVAVKPSVHQHLTDSARTLVILDEVHHGGDALSWGDALREAYSRATRRLLLSGTPFRSDTAPIPFVEYHPNDKGIRISRTDYAYGYRRALEDGVVRPVIFLVYAGQMRWRTKTGDEMEAQLGQDNTKDITSQAWRTALDPEGDWIPAVIRSADRRLSEVREQVPDAGGLVIATDQTAARAYAAILEGISGERPTVVLSDEAEASSRIESFSAGTSRWMVAVRMVSEGVDVPRLAVGVYATSASTPLFFAQAIGRFVRARRRGETASVFLPNVPQLLALAHELERQRDHALDRDSDGDDEWNAEEDLMDAAEREEKASDALTQEFTFQALGSAAHFDRVMFDGREFGQLAVPGTPEEEEFLGLPGLLEPEHVHELLLQRQARQSRHRKVRESAAATGSEPAAPAPPAALHRTLKEQRQLLNSLVGLYARQSGEPHGAVHAELRRICGGPAVSHATVAQLQARIDVLRARVRS; translated from the coding sequence GTGGACGAGGCCGCGCTGACCGACACCGCCGGCGAGACCGACGTCCACCTCGGCAGCTTCGCCGCCGAGCACCTGTCGCCGACCTGGCCGCAGCGGGCGCCGTGGGGCACCGCGCAGCGGCTGCGCGCCTGGCAGGCCGAGGCGCTGGATCTCTATTTCTCGCTCGACGGCCCCGACGGTCCGGGCGCGGGACCGCGCGATTTCCTCGCGGCGGCCACCCCCGGCGCCGGCAAGACGACCTTCGCGCTGCGACTGGCCACCGAGCTCCTTCGGCGCCAGGTGGTCGACCGTGTGGTCGTCGTGGCCCCCACCGAGCACCTGAAGTCGCAGTGGGCCGACGCGGCGGCACGCGTGTCGCTGCGCCTGGATCCGGCGTTCAGCAACCGGTTCGTCGCGCCCTCCCGCCAGTACCACGGGGTCGCGGTGACCTACGCGCAGGTCGCGGTGAAGCCCTCGGTCCATCAGCACCTGACCGACTCGGCGCGCACCCTTGTCATCCTCGACGAGGTCCACCACGGCGGCGACGCCCTCAGCTGGGGCGATGCGCTTCGGGAGGCCTACAGCCGGGCGACCCGGCGGCTGCTGCTGTCGGGGACCCCCTTCCGCAGCGACACCGCGCCCATCCCCTTCGTGGAGTACCACCCCAACGACAAGGGAATCAGGATCTCCCGGACCGATTACGCCTACGGCTATCGCCGGGCCCTCGAGGACGGGGTCGTGCGCCCCGTGATCTTCCTCGTCTACGCCGGGCAGATGCGGTGGCGGACCAAGACGGGCGATGAGATGGAGGCCCAGCTCGGACAGGACAACACCAAGGACATCACCTCCCAGGCGTGGCGCACCGCACTCGACCCCGAGGGAGACTGGATTCCCGCGGTTATCCGCTCGGCCGATCGTCGACTCAGCGAGGTGCGCGAGCAGGTGCCCGATGCCGGTGGTCTCGTGATCGCGACCGACCAGACCGCGGCGCGGGCGTACGCCGCGATCCTGGAGGGCATCAGCGGTGAACGACCCACGGTCGTGCTCTCCGACGAGGCGGAGGCGTCGTCGCGGATCGAGTCGTTCTCGGCGGGGACGTCGCGGTGGATGGTCGCGGTGCGGATGGTGTCCGAGGGTGTCGACGTTCCGCGCCTGGCCGTGGGGGTCTACGCCACATCGGCGTCCACCCCGCTGTTCTTCGCCCAGGCCATCGGGCGTTTCGTCCGCGCTCGGCGTCGCGGCGAGACCGCGAGTGTGTTCCTGCCGAACGTGCCGCAGCTGTTGGCGCTCGCTCACGAGTTGGAGCGCCAACGCGATCACGCCCTCGACCGAGACAGCGACGGCGACGACGAGTGGAACGCCGAAGAAGATCTGATGGACGCCGCGGAGCGCGAGGAGAAGGCCTCCGACGCACTGACGCAGGAGTTCACCTTCCAGGCGCTCGGGTCGGCCGCTCATTTCGACCGCGTCATGTTCGACGGCCGGGAGTTCGGTCAGCTGGCCGTGCCCGGAACGCCGGAGGAAGAAGAGTTCCTCGGACTTCCGGGCCTTCTCGAACCCGAGCATGTCCACGAGCTGCTGCTGCAGCGTCAGGCGCGCCAGAGCCGTCATCGCAAGGTTCGGGAATCAGCGGCGGCCACGGGGTCCGAACCGGCGGCGCCTGCACCTCCCGCGGCCCTGCACCGCACCCTCAAGGAGCAGCGTCAGCTGCTCAACAGCCTGGTGGGCCTGTACGCCCGGCAGAGCGGTGAGCCGCACGGTGCCGTCCACGCCGAGCTGCGGCGCATCTGCGGAGGGCCTGCGGTCTCGCACGCCACCGTGGCGCAGCTGCAGGCGCGGATCGACGTGCTGCGCGCGCGCGTCCGGTCCTGA
- a CDS encoding Sir2 family NAD-dependent protein deacetylase encodes MSVTVTTDLSSQTPAVSEALDVLRGRRLAILTGAGVSTDSGIPDYRGEGAPVRTPMTAQEFLGDAAARRRYWVGSHLGWRAFAAASPNAGHGAIADLERRGIAAGVVTQNVDGLHVRAGSRRVVELHGTMRRVFCTHCGQVFDRRDLAVRVERDNPWLTVPDAVPLGPDGDVVPSATDGFILPDCTVCGGMLKPDVVFFGEFVPAEKFREAEQILRTADALVIAGSSLVVNSGIRLLERARRRRLPVVIINRGQTRGDARATVKIDAGTSPVLRFLADNLPAPDAR; translated from the coding sequence GTGTCTGTGACCGTCACGACCGATCTGAGTTCTCAGACGCCGGCCGTCTCCGAGGCGCTGGACGTGCTGCGAGGCCGTCGGCTGGCGATCCTCACCGGCGCCGGCGTGTCGACAGACTCGGGGATCCCCGACTATCGCGGCGAGGGCGCCCCCGTGCGCACTCCGATGACGGCACAGGAGTTCCTCGGCGATGCCGCCGCCCGTCGCCGCTACTGGGTGGGCTCCCATCTCGGATGGCGAGCGTTCGCCGCCGCGAGCCCGAACGCCGGTCACGGGGCGATCGCCGACCTCGAGCGTCGCGGCATCGCAGCCGGAGTGGTCACTCAGAACGTCGACGGTCTGCACGTGCGCGCGGGGAGCCGCCGTGTCGTGGAGCTGCACGGCACGATGCGTCGCGTGTTCTGCACGCACTGCGGCCAGGTGTTCGACCGCCGTGATCTCGCGGTCCGAGTCGAGCGCGACAACCCGTGGCTGACCGTCCCGGACGCGGTTCCGCTCGGACCCGATGGGGATGTCGTGCCCTCGGCGACCGACGGATTCATCCTCCCCGACTGCACGGTGTGCGGCGGCATGCTCAAGCCCGATGTCGTGTTCTTCGGCGAGTTCGTCCCGGCCGAGAAGTTCCGCGAGGCCGAGCAGATCCTTCGCACGGCCGATGCGCTGGTGATCGCCGGGTCATCGCTGGTGGTCAATTCCGGCATCCGTCTGCTCGAGCGCGCGCGACGGCGGAGACTCCCCGTGGTGATCATCAATCGGGGGCAGACGCGCGGCGATGCGCGTGCCACGGTCAAGATCGACGCCGGCACGTCACCGGTCCTGCGTTTCCTCGCCGACAACCTCCCGGCGCCCGACGCCCGCTGA
- a CDS encoding histidine phosphatase family protein, with translation MSSLILVRHGETDWNRAGRIQGLTDIPLNDTGRAQAREAAEQLRTELTSTIPDAAESAVIVSSDLQRASETADIIAAALGLATPRRYPGLRERAYGEAEGLVTAEFQRRWGHWHIADVPGAETRADLRARATATLVRARQDASVDGTVPPLIAVAHGALIREVIGHATDDRLPEPGIRLPNGSLHRFEIEGGALRLVLPVDVTP, from the coding sequence GTGAGCTCACTGATCCTGGTCCGCCACGGCGAGACCGACTGGAATCGCGCCGGACGGATCCAGGGGCTCACCGACATCCCCCTCAACGACACCGGCCGCGCGCAGGCCCGTGAGGCCGCGGAGCAGCTGCGCACAGAGCTCACGAGCACGATTCCGGATGCCGCAGAGAGCGCCGTGATCGTCTCCAGCGACCTGCAGCGGGCCTCGGAGACGGCAGACATCATCGCCGCTGCGCTGGGACTCGCCACGCCGCGCCGATACCCGGGTCTTCGCGAGCGTGCGTACGGGGAGGCGGAGGGCCTCGTCACCGCGGAGTTCCAGCGTCGCTGGGGCCACTGGCACATCGCGGACGTCCCCGGCGCCGAGACGCGAGCCGACCTCCGCGCCCGCGCGACCGCGACGCTGGTGCGTGCGCGGCAGGACGCGAGCGTCGACGGGACCGTTCCCCCGCTCATCGCGGTCGCGCACGGAGCGCTCATCCGGGAGGTGATCGGGCACGCCACCGACGACCGCCTGCCCGAGCCCGGCATCCGACTGCCGAACGGCTCGCTGCACCGCTTCGAGATCGAGGGCGGCGCACTCCGGCTCGTGCTGCCGGTCGACGTCACGCCGTGA
- a CDS encoding RNA methyltransferase, producing the protein MQLHEIDDPGDDRLSDYRDLTDVALRRVREPEEGLYIAESAKVIGRALAAGHRPRSVLVQRKWVDDVMPLLAETPEVDVFVVPAAVAEALTGYAVHRGALAAMHRPALRSVADTVAGARTVVVLEDIVDHTNVGAVFRNAAGLGADAVLVSPRCADPLYRRSVRVSMGTVFQVPWTRLADPRSSAAELASIGFHVAALALTDEAVTLDAFARDRPDRAALLLGGEGHGLSRRSLADAHSVVTIPMTGGVDSLNVAAASAVALWALTREAQ; encoded by the coding sequence ATGCAGCTGCACGAGATCGACGATCCTGGCGACGATCGCCTTTCGGACTACCGCGACCTCACCGACGTGGCTCTGCGGCGGGTGCGCGAGCCCGAGGAGGGGCTGTACATCGCGGAGTCGGCGAAGGTGATCGGCCGGGCGCTGGCGGCGGGGCATCGTCCGCGTTCGGTCCTGGTGCAGCGCAAGTGGGTCGACGACGTCATGCCGCTTCTCGCCGAGACCCCCGAGGTCGATGTGTTCGTCGTCCCGGCGGCCGTCGCCGAGGCCCTCACCGGCTACGCCGTGCACCGTGGGGCCCTCGCCGCCATGCACCGCCCGGCCCTTCGGAGCGTCGCCGACACCGTCGCGGGGGCGCGGACGGTGGTGGTCCTCGAGGACATCGTCGATCACACCAATGTCGGTGCCGTCTTCCGCAATGCCGCCGGGCTCGGCGCCGACGCCGTCCTGGTCTCGCCGCGATGCGCCGACCCGCTCTACCGCCGGAGCGTCCGAGTGTCGATGGGGACCGTCTTCCAGGTGCCCTGGACGCGATTGGCCGATCCCCGTTCGAGCGCCGCCGAGCTGGCATCGATCGGCTTCCACGTCGCCGCGCTCGCCCTCACCGACGAGGCGGTGACCCTCGACGCCTTCGCGCGCGACCGGCCGGATCGGGCGGCCCTGCTCCTCGGCGGCGAAGGACACGGTCTGTCGCGCCGGAGTCTCGCCGACGCCCATTCGGTGGTCACCATCCCGATGACCGGCGGCGTCGATTCGCTCAACGTCGCCGCGGCGAGCGCGGTGGCCCTGTGGGCACTCACGCGCGAGGCGCAGTGA
- a CDS encoding VIT1/CCC1 family protein, with protein MPADAPAAPPHITARDRRRWAQYLVDERAEARVYRELAARREGEERDILLALAEAEGRHEAHWLEMLGGEPDRLPRPDLRTRVLALLARRFGSIFVLALAQRAEARSPYEAEPFASASMAADERIHQEVVRGLAARGRRRLSGSFRAAVFGANDGLVSNMALVMGIGATGVAPSFVLFSGVAGLLAGALSMGAGEFVSVRSQRELLAATEPNNDADHVLPDLDLDANELALVYRTRGMSEADADARARAVVGAARDADRSVPFRLAAEDSDAHDVIGRDWGAALSSFLFFSSGAVIPLLPWLFGLSGTTAMVCALVLVGIALLATGAMVGLLSGGPPLRRALRQLAIGYAAAAVTYVLGLVFGVAVG; from the coding sequence GTGCCCGCCGACGCCCCCGCCGCCCCTCCTCACATCACCGCCCGCGACCGCCGCCGATGGGCGCAGTACCTCGTCGACGAACGCGCCGAGGCGCGCGTCTACCGTGAGCTCGCCGCCCGACGGGAAGGGGAGGAGCGCGACATCCTCCTCGCCCTCGCGGAGGCGGAGGGTCGGCATGAGGCGCACTGGCTCGAGATGCTGGGCGGGGAGCCCGACCGGCTCCCGCGACCGGATCTGCGCACCCGCGTGCTCGCACTGCTGGCACGGCGCTTCGGCTCGATCTTCGTCCTCGCACTCGCTCAGCGGGCCGAGGCGCGGTCGCCCTACGAGGCCGAGCCCTTCGCCTCGGCCTCGATGGCCGCCGACGAACGCATCCATCAGGAAGTGGTCCGCGGGCTGGCCGCCCGGGGCCGTCGACGGCTGTCGGGATCGTTCCGCGCCGCCGTGTTCGGCGCGAACGACGGACTCGTCTCGAACATGGCCCTGGTCATGGGTATCGGCGCCACCGGTGTCGCCCCCTCGTTCGTGCTCTTCAGCGGCGTCGCGGGACTGCTGGCCGGTGCGCTGTCGATGGGGGCGGGGGAGTTCGTCTCCGTGCGCTCGCAGCGTGAGCTTCTGGCGGCCACCGAGCCGAACAACGACGCCGACCACGTCCTTCCCGACCTCGACCTGGACGCCAATGAGCTGGCACTGGTCTACCGCACCCGGGGGATGTCGGAGGCTGACGCCGACGCGCGGGCGCGGGCGGTCGTCGGCGCGGCCCGCGACGCGGACCGGAGCGTCCCCTTCCGACTGGCCGCCGAGGACTCCGACGCGCACGATGTCATCGGTCGCGACTGGGGTGCGGCGCTATCGAGCTTTCTGTTCTTCTCCTCGGGTGCGGTGATCCCGCTCCTGCCGTGGCTGTTCGGACTGTCGGGGACGACCGCCATGGTCTGTGCGTTGGTGCTCGTCGGCATCGCGCTCCTGGCCACCGGGGCGATGGTCGGACTGCTCTCGGGCGGCCCGCCGCTGCGGAGGGCACTGCGGCAGCTCGCCATCGGCTACGCGGCCGCGGCGGTCACCTACGTTCTCGGGCTCGTCTTCGGCGTCGCGGTGGGGTGA
- a CDS encoding acyl-CoA dehydrogenase family protein, which produces MTIPLSEYALEETELELAQLVRQFADEVVAPVSYEADRTHTLPLDVVAQMGEMGLFGLPFPEEVGGQGGDYVALCLAIEALARVDQSIAITLEAGVSLGAMPIHRFGTDAQREEYLPDLLAGRALAGFGLTEPEAGSDAGATRTTARRDGEEWVINGSKQFITNSGTDITRFVTVTAVTGEAGGRKQISTIIVPNGTPGFTVEPGYDKVGWRASDTHPLTFTDARVPASHLLGEEGRGFANFLHILDEGRIAIAALSTGAAEGCLEAAVEYARSRTVFAAPLASRQGIQFMLARMQARVHNARLAWLHAARLRDAGKPFKTAAAIAKVTASDAAMDNARDATQIFGGNGFMNEYPVARHYRDSKILEVGEGTTEVQLLVISRALGLGG; this is translated from the coding sequence ATGACCATTCCGCTCAGTGAGTACGCGCTGGAGGAGACCGAGCTCGAACTGGCGCAGCTCGTGCGCCAGTTCGCCGACGAGGTCGTCGCGCCGGTCTCGTACGAAGCCGACCGCACCCACACGCTGCCGCTGGACGTGGTGGCGCAGATGGGGGAGATGGGGCTGTTCGGACTCCCCTTCCCCGAAGAGGTCGGCGGACAGGGCGGGGACTACGTCGCGCTGTGCCTGGCGATCGAGGCGCTCGCCCGCGTCGATCAGTCGATCGCCATCACGCTGGAGGCCGGGGTGAGTCTCGGAGCGATGCCGATCCACCGCTTCGGCACCGACGCGCAGCGCGAGGAGTACCTCCCCGACCTCCTGGCCGGTCGCGCACTCGCCGGGTTCGGTCTGACCGAACCCGAGGCGGGCTCGGATGCCGGAGCCACCCGCACGACCGCCCGCCGTGACGGCGAGGAGTGGGTGATCAACGGGTCGAAGCAGTTCATCACCAACTCCGGCACAGACATCACCCGCTTCGTCACGGTCACCGCCGTCACCGGCGAGGCCGGCGGGCGCAAGCAGATCTCCACGATCATCGTCCCCAACGGCACCCCGGGATTCACCGTCGAGCCGGGGTACGACAAGGTGGGGTGGCGCGCGTCGGACACCCACCCGCTCACGTTCACCGACGCACGGGTCCCCGCCTCGCACCTCCTCGGCGAGGAGGGGCGAGGCTTCGCCAATTTCCTCCACATCCTCGACGAGGGCCGCATCGCCATCGCCGCGCTTTCGACCGGCGCGGCCGAGGGGTGTCTGGAGGCCGCAGTGGAATACGCCCGGTCGCGCACCGTCTTCGCCGCACCGCTGGCGAGCCGGCAGGGAATCCAGTTCATGCTCGCCCGGATGCAGGCGCGCGTGCACAACGCTCGTCTGGCCTGGTTGCACGCAGCCCGGCTGCGGGACGCCGGGAAGCCGTTCAAGACCGCGGCCGCCATTGCGAAGGTCACCGCGAGCGACGCGGCGATGGACAACGCCCGCGACGCGACGCAGATCTTCGGCGGCAACGGGTTCATGAACGAGTACCCCGTGGCGCGCCATTACCGCGACTCCAAGATCCTCGAGGTCGGCGAGGGCACCACCGAGGTGCAGCTGCTGGTCATCTCGCGGGCGCTGGGACTCGGCGGGTAG
- a CDS encoding SGNH/GDSL hydrolase family protein: MSTTPDHPSPYAANHELHPWRRFVALGDSFTEGIGDPEPGSPGGHRGWADRVAEVLSRQVPDFSYANLAIRGRLIRQIVDEQVEPALELKPDLVTFSAGGNDVIRPGSDPDVVADIFHDAVVRLSTSGATLVVFTGIDTNFTPVFRGIRGKVAIYNENIRAIAEQYDCIVADQWALKEVQDMRFFDDDRLHYNSLGHHEVARMVLRTLAVPNDLQPMTPDPLPVRTWRQARSNDLVWAREYLVPWVLRRLRQQSSGDTVVPKRPEPLPIIRSTDDS; encoded by the coding sequence ATGTCGACCACCCCCGACCACCCGAGCCCCTATGCCGCGAACCACGAACTGCACCCCTGGCGGCGGTTCGTCGCCCTGGGCGACTCGTTCACCGAGGGCATCGGCGACCCCGAGCCCGGTTCACCCGGTGGGCACCGAGGCTGGGCCGACCGCGTGGCAGAAGTGCTCTCCCGTCAGGTGCCCGATTTCTCCTACGCCAACCTCGCGATCCGGGGTCGACTGATCCGTCAGATCGTCGACGAACAGGTCGAACCCGCCCTCGAGCTCAAACCCGATCTGGTCACCTTCTCCGCCGGCGGCAACGACGTGATCCGCCCGGGCTCGGATCCGGACGTGGTGGCCGACATCTTCCACGATGCCGTGGTGCGACTGTCCACCTCCGGTGCGACGCTCGTGGTCTTCACCGGCATCGACACGAATTTCACCCCGGTGTTCCGCGGCATCCGCGGCAAAGTCGCCATCTACAACGAGAACATCCGCGCGATCGCGGAGCAGTACGACTGCATCGTCGCCGACCAGTGGGCCCTCAAAGAGGTGCAGGACATGCGCTTCTTCGACGACGACAGGCTCCATTACAACTCGCTCGGTCATCATGAAGTCGCCCGGATGGTGCTGCGCACCCTCGCCGTACCCAACGACCTCCAGCCGATGACGCCTGATCCCCTGCCGGTGCGCACCTGGCGTCAGGCCCGGTCGAACGACCTGGTGTGGGCACGGGAGTACCTCGTGCCGTGGGTACTGCGACGACTCCGGCAGCAGTCTTCGGGCGACACCGTCGTGCCCAAGCGTCCCGAGCCCCTGCCGATCATCCGGTCCACGGACGACTCCTGA
- a CDS encoding CoA ester lyase has product MLPTPALLFCPADRPERFGKALERADAVILDLEDAVGHDRKTAARGAVIDADLDPFRVIVRVNPVGTEAFAADMATLSQTDFRTVMIAKAESAKALRAVDRRFSIVALCETARGVAAAEKLAAHDQVVGLMWGAEDLVASLGGTSSRKGNGRYRDIARYARARVLLAAGAQAKAAIDAVHLDIADVKGLAREAADAAASGFTATACIHPSQVPVIRRAYRPDEATIAWARSLLAVAEDRPGVFTHEGRMVDEPVLRHARSVMDRAALTA; this is encoded by the coding sequence ATGCTGCCCACTCCGGCTCTCCTCTTCTGCCCGGCCGACCGCCCCGAACGGTTCGGCAAAGCGCTCGAGCGCGCCGATGCCGTCATCCTCGACCTGGAGGATGCCGTCGGGCACGACCGCAAGACCGCCGCGCGCGGCGCCGTGATCGATGCCGACCTCGACCCGTTCCGCGTCATCGTGCGGGTGAATCCGGTGGGCACCGAGGCATTCGCCGCCGACATGGCGACCCTGTCGCAGACAGACTTCCGGACCGTGATGATCGCCAAGGCCGAGAGCGCCAAGGCGCTGCGCGCCGTCGACCGGCGCTTCTCGATCGTCGCCCTGTGCGAGACGGCCCGCGGCGTGGCCGCCGCGGAGAAGCTCGCCGCACACGACCAGGTGGTGGGCCTCATGTGGGGCGCGGAAGACCTCGTGGCAAGCCTTGGCGGCACGTCCAGCCGCAAAGGCAACGGGCGCTACCGAGACATCGCCCGGTACGCGCGGGCGCGCGTGCTGCTGGCGGCGGGTGCCCAAGCCAAGGCGGCCATCGACGCGGTGCATCTCGACATCGCAGATGTGAAGGGGCTCGCGCGGGAGGCCGCCGACGCTGCGGCGTCGGGGTTCACCGCCACCGCCTGCATCCACCCCTCGCAGGTGCCCGTGATCCGCCGGGCGTACCGGCCCGATGAAGCGACGATCGCGTGGGCCCGGAGCCTCCTCGCCGTCGCCGAGGATCGGCCCGGGGTGTTCACCCACGAGGGACGCATGGTCGACGAGCCGGTCCTCCGGCACGCCCGCTCGGTGATGGACCGCGCCGCCCTCACGGCGTGA
- a CDS encoding MaoC family dehydratase, whose product MNDDSERPGAIQRGLYFDEFDVGARYLHRPGRTVTETDNVLFSALTMNSQPLHLDAAWAADSPFGERLVNSMWTLATMVGASVSQLTLGTLVAQLAMTDITFPAPLRHGDTLYTETEILDTRRSASRPGQGIVTMRHTGRNQDGVVVASATRVALMWCRDAVGGTASAASETPEEV is encoded by the coding sequence GTGAACGACGACTCCGAGCGCCCCGGCGCCATCCAGCGCGGACTCTACTTCGACGAGTTCGACGTCGGAGCCCGCTACCTGCACCGACCCGGGCGGACGGTGACCGAGACCGACAACGTGCTGTTCTCGGCACTGACGATGAACTCACAGCCGCTCCATCTGGATGCAGCGTGGGCAGCCGACAGCCCCTTCGGTGAGCGGCTGGTCAATTCGATGTGGACCCTGGCCACGATGGTCGGGGCTTCGGTGTCGCAGCTGACGCTGGGGACCCTCGTCGCGCAGCTCGCCATGACCGACATCACCTTCCCCGCGCCGCTCCGCCACGGTGACACGCTCTACACCGAAACCGAGATCCTCGACACGCGTCGTTCGGCATCCCGCCCGGGTCAGGGGATCGTCACGATGCGCCATACCGGGCGGAATCAGGACGGCGTCGTGGTCGCTTCCGCCACCCGGGTCGCCCTGATGTGGTGCCGGGATGCCGTCGGCGGGACGGCGAGCGCCGCCTCCGAGACCCCAGAGGAGGTGTGA
- a CDS encoding M20/M25/M40 family metallo-hydrolase, with protein sequence MPTPGSDLPEVARIAQDLIRFDTTNFGGGRSRGEREAAEYVGAFLQSLGLQPEYYEPIDRRTNVMARVPGRNPDRPALVLHGHLDVVPAVAEDWSVDPFGGEVRDGMLWGRGAVDMKDMNAMILASVADMLRSGERPDRDLVLVFFADEENGGIEGSQLVVRDRPEWFAGATEAISEVGGYSISVADRRAYLLQVGEKALVWIRLIARGRAAHGSSFHPDNAVTRLAEAVAALGRTAWPVTLTDTTSQLVAALGALSGRAGDDPDELAAEAGPAAGFLRATLRTTTNPTGLTAGYKHNVIPDRAEALIDVRVLPGTEDAALADIRRIIGDDVEVEVVHRDIGLEVPFSGDLVDAMVRALGVHDPGTPVIPYLMGGGTDNKALAELGIAGYGFAPLRLPADLDFTGMFHGVDERVPIAALEFGQRVLTDLLRTC encoded by the coding sequence ATGCCGACGCCCGGATCCGACCTCCCCGAAGTCGCCCGCATCGCCCAGGACCTCATCCGATTCGACACCACCAACTTCGGCGGCGGTCGATCCCGCGGCGAGCGTGAGGCCGCCGAGTACGTCGGTGCCTTCCTGCAGTCGCTGGGACTGCAGCCGGAGTACTACGAACCCATCGATCGGCGCACCAACGTGATGGCCCGCGTGCCCGGCCGGAATCCCGACCGGCCGGCCCTCGTCCTGCACGGGCACCTCGACGTCGTCCCCGCCGTGGCCGAGGATTGGAGCGTCGATCCCTTCGGCGGCGAGGTGCGCGACGGCATGCTCTGGGGTCGCGGAGCGGTCGACATGAAAGACATGAATGCGATGATCCTCGCCTCCGTCGCCGACATGCTCCGCTCCGGCGAGAGGCCGGACCGCGATCTCGTGCTGGTGTTCTTCGCCGACGAGGAGAACGGTGGCATCGAAGGATCCCAGCTCGTCGTGCGCGACCGCCCCGAGTGGTTCGCCGGGGCGACGGAGGCCATCAGCGAGGTGGGCGGCTACTCGATCAGCGTCGCAGACCGTCGCGCGTACCTGTTGCAGGTGGGGGAGAAGGCGCTCGTCTGGATCCGGCTCATCGCGCGGGGACGCGCCGCCCACGGCAGCAGCTTCCACCCCGACAACGCCGTCACCCGCCTCGCCGAAGCGGTGGCAGCGCTCGGCCGTACGGCGTGGCCGGTGACGCTGACCGACACGACGTCGCAGCTCGTGGCCGCTCTCGGTGCCCTGTCCGGCCGCGCCGGCGACGACCCCGACGAGCTGGCCGCCGAAGCCGGCCCTGCGGCGGGATTCCTCCGCGCGACGCTGCGGACGACCACCAATCCCACCGGGCTGACCGCGGGGTACAAGCACAACGTCATCCCCGATCGCGCGGAGGCGCTCATCGACGTCCGCGTCCTCCCCGGCACCGAAGACGCCGCCCTGGCCGACATCCGTCGCATCATCGGCGACGACGTCGAGGTGGAGGTGGTTCACCGTGACATCGGGCTCGAGGTTCCCTTCTCGGGTGACCTCGTGGATGCGATGGTGCGGGCGCTCGGCGTGCACGATCCGGGCACCCCCGTCATCCCCTACCTGATGGGCGGCGGAACCGACAACAAGGCCCTGGCCGAGCTCGGGATCGCGGGGTACGGATTCGCACCGCTGCGCCTCCCTGCCGATCTCGACTTCACCGGCATGTTCCACGGCGTCGACGAGCGGGTGCCGATCGCAGCGCTCGAGTTCGGTCAGCGGGTGCTCACCGACCTGCTGCGCACCTGCTGA